A region from the Arthrobacter gengyunqii genome encodes:
- the rraA gene encoding ribonuclease E activity regulator RraA has protein sequence MEISTADLYDQHGESLASVSLQFQDLGGHLSFTGPVRTIRCREDNGLVKSVLNSPGNGAVLVVDGAGSLNSALMGDMIAEAAVANGWAGVIINGPIRDRSAVAKLPLGVKALGSNPRKSAKDSVGEVDVPVEFGGVTFRPGATLYADEDGILVER, from the coding sequence ATGGAAATCAGCACAGCAGATCTGTATGACCAGCACGGTGAGTCATTGGCTTCCGTTTCCCTGCAGTTCCAGGACCTCGGCGGGCACCTCTCCTTCACGGGTCCCGTCCGGACCATCCGCTGCCGGGAAGACAACGGCCTGGTGAAGTCCGTCCTCAACTCTCCCGGCAACGGTGCGGTGCTGGTGGTGGACGGCGCCGGTTCCCTCAACAGCGCACTCATGGGCGACATGATTGCGGAGGCGGCCGTTGCCAACGGCTGGGCAGGCGTGATTATCAACGGCCCCATCAGGGACCGCTCCGCCGTCGCCAAGCTGCCGCTGGGCGTGAAGGCGCTGGGCTCCAACCCGCGCAAGAGCGCCAAGGACTCTGTTGGTGAGGTGGACGTGCCCGTAGAGTTCGGCGGTGTCACCTTCCGTCCCGGGGCTACGCTGTACGCCGACGAGGACGGAATCCTCGTAGAACGTTAG
- a CDS encoding dienelactone hydrolase family protein gives MANVLLFHHAQGLTPGMDAFADVLREAGHTVTVPDLYDGRTFSELEDGVAYAQKIGMDTIEELGVSIANRFPEEMVYIGFSLGVIPAQRLAQTRPGARGAVLISGCVPLGAFDDAWPAGVPVQIHGMDADEEFVDSGDLDAAENLAASTPDAELYLYPGTSHLFADISLPDYDPDHAFALTRMVLQLLDRVDEGYAFQSP, from the coding sequence ATGGCCAATGTCCTGCTTTTCCATCACGCCCAGGGCCTGACTCCCGGCATGGATGCGTTCGCGGACGTCCTGCGCGAAGCCGGCCACACCGTCACCGTGCCCGATCTTTATGACGGGCGCACCTTCAGCGAACTGGAGGACGGAGTTGCCTACGCCCAGAAGATCGGCATGGACACCATCGAGGAGCTGGGCGTCAGTATTGCGAACCGGTTCCCGGAGGAAATGGTCTACATCGGCTTCTCCCTCGGCGTGATCCCGGCCCAGCGGCTGGCGCAGACCCGCCCCGGTGCCCGTGGCGCGGTGCTGATCAGCGGCTGCGTGCCGCTTGGCGCCTTCGACGACGCCTGGCCGGCCGGTGTGCCGGTGCAGATCCACGGGATGGATGCCGATGAGGAGTTTGTCGACTCCGGCGATCTGGACGCCGCAGAGAACCTGGCCGCGTCCACCCCGGACGCCGAGCTTTATCTATACCCGGGCACCTCACACCTTTTCGCGGACATCAGCCTGCCGGATTATGACCCGGACCATGCCTTTGCCCTCACCCGCATGGTGTTGCAGCTGCTGGACCGGGTGGATGAAGGCTACGCGTTCCAGAGCCCGTAG
- a CDS encoding HpcH/HpaI aldolase/citrate lyase family protein: MAPFRNSRAASLPAKLSRSWLLASAADEANFGPALASEADSVVFDMEDAVPAPGKAEARDRVVEALSTGMTAWVRVNGIETDYWADDLAALSKAPGLRGVMLAMTEKPEQVTHTAMRLQAGTPVLALVESALGIENATAIASAPGTFRLAFGVGDFRRDTGASDDPMALAYARSKLVVASRVGQLPGPIDGPTVGALGEKLLDACKVTQSMGMTGKLCLLPDAADTINHGLSPSESEVQWAHELLEAHAAGAVVGDGSYLPRLARAQKISSLADSYGLWNA; encoded by the coding sequence ATGGCTCCTTTCCGTAACAGCCGCGCCGCGTCGCTGCCTGCAAAACTGTCCCGTTCCTGGCTTCTGGCATCTGCTGCCGATGAAGCCAATTTTGGGCCGGCGCTTGCGTCGGAAGCGGACTCCGTCGTCTTTGACATGGAGGACGCTGTTCCTGCGCCCGGCAAGGCTGAGGCCCGGGATCGCGTGGTCGAAGCCCTGTCCACCGGTATGACCGCCTGGGTGCGAGTCAACGGCATCGAGACCGACTACTGGGCCGATGACCTGGCGGCGCTGTCCAAGGCTCCGGGCCTGCGCGGCGTCATGCTGGCCATGACCGAGAAGCCGGAGCAGGTCACCCACACGGCCATGCGCCTGCAGGCCGGCACCCCCGTGCTGGCTTTGGTGGAGTCCGCGCTGGGCATTGAAAACGCGACGGCGATCGCCTCGGCACCCGGCACCTTCCGGCTGGCCTTCGGCGTGGGGGACTTCCGCCGCGACACGGGTGCCTCCGACGATCCCATGGCGCTGGCCTACGCCCGGTCCAAGCTTGTGGTGGCGTCCCGCGTGGGGCAGCTTCCCGGTCCGATCGACGGCCCCACCGTCGGCGCCCTGGGCGAGAAACTCCTCGACGCCTGCAAGGTCACACAGTCCATGGGCATGACGGGCAAGCTGTGCCTCCTGCCCGACGCCGCGGACACCATCAACCACGGGCTCTCTCCCAGCGAATCCGAGGTCCAGTGGGCCCATGAGCTGCTGGAGGCACACGCCGCGGGCGCCGTCGTGGGTGACGGGTCCTACCTGCCGCGCCTGGCGCGTGCCCAGAAGATCTCTTCGCTGGCCGATTCCTACGGGCTCTGGAACGCGTAG
- the allB gene encoding allantoinase AllB — protein MTAGLPDASAPEPFDLVIRGHAVLTPGGTIPAEVGVKNGVIAAVVPLGAGLEGGRLIELAADETLLPGLVDTHVHINEPGRTEWEGFASATRAAAAGGVTTLIDMPLNSIPSTVSVEALDTKRACAGPQVVVDVGFWGGAVPGNLADLRPLHEAGVFGFKCFLVHSGVDEFPHLEPAEMEEALAELKSFDGLLIVHAEDPAAIRDTPPGSGYAGFLASRPPAAENTAISGVIDAAARTGARAHILHLSSAEALPRIRAAKVDGVRITAETCPHYLTLAAEEIPDGATAFKCCPPIRGDANREQLWAGLADGTIDCIVSDHSPSTLDLKDLENGDFSVAWGGVSSLQLGLSLIWTEARTRGIELERVLHWMSAAPAALAGLDRKGGIVEGKDADFAVFAAEDTFTVDPAALQHRNPITPYAGKQLTGVVRRTVLAGADVDPAVPAGRLLRR, from the coding sequence GTGACCGCTGGGTTGCCGGATGCATCGGCGCCTGAACCTTTTGACCTGGTGATCCGCGGGCACGCCGTGCTGACCCCCGGGGGAACCATCCCGGCCGAAGTGGGAGTGAAGAACGGGGTGATTGCCGCCGTCGTGCCCTTAGGTGCCGGGCTGGAAGGGGGGCGGCTCATTGAACTGGCCGCGGACGAAACCCTGCTGCCCGGCCTGGTGGACACGCACGTGCACATCAACGAGCCCGGACGCACGGAGTGGGAGGGCTTTGCTTCCGCCACCCGCGCCGCGGCCGCCGGCGGGGTCACCACGCTGATCGACATGCCGCTGAACAGCATTCCGTCCACCGTGAGCGTCGAGGCTCTGGACACCAAGCGGGCCTGCGCCGGTCCGCAGGTTGTGGTGGACGTGGGCTTCTGGGGCGGTGCCGTTCCGGGAAACCTTGCCGATCTGCGGCCGCTGCACGAGGCCGGGGTCTTCGGCTTCAAGTGTTTCCTGGTCCACTCGGGCGTCGATGAGTTTCCGCACCTGGAACCGGCGGAAATGGAGGAAGCGCTCGCCGAGCTGAAGTCCTTTGACGGTCTGCTGATTGTGCACGCCGAGGATCCGGCAGCCATCCGGGACACACCGCCGGGCAGCGGTTATGCGGGGTTTTTGGCCTCCCGCCCGCCGGCGGCGGAGAACACCGCCATATCCGGTGTCATTGACGCGGCGGCACGCACCGGCGCGCGCGCCCATATCCTGCACCTGTCCTCCGCCGAAGCGCTGCCGCGGATCCGGGCGGCAAAGGTCGACGGCGTCCGGATCACAGCCGAAACCTGCCCGCATTACCTCACCTTGGCGGCAGAGGAGATTCCCGACGGCGCCACCGCGTTCAAGTGCTGCCCGCCCATCCGCGGGGATGCCAACCGGGAACAGCTCTGGGCCGGTCTCGCCGACGGAACCATCGACTGCATTGTCTCGGATCATTCGCCCAGCACGCTGGATCTGAAGGATCTCGAGAACGGAGACTTCAGCGTGGCCTGGGGCGGGGTGTCCTCCCTGCAGTTGGGCCTGTCGCTGATCTGGACCGAGGCCCGCACCCGCGGCATCGAGCTGGAACGGGTGTTGCACTGGATGTCCGCGGCGCCGGCGGCTCTGGCCGGTCTGGACCGCAAGGGCGGCATTGTTGAGGGCAAGGACGCCGATTTTGCGGTGTTCGCGGCGGAGGACACCTTCACCGTGGACCCGGCCGCGCTGCAGCACCGCAATCCGATCACCCCCTACGCCGGCAAGCAGCTCACCGGCGTGGTGCGCCGCACCGTGCTGGCGGGTGCCGACGTCGACCCTGCTGTTCCGGCCGGTCGCCTGCTGCGCCGGTAG
- a CDS encoding bifunctional allantoicase/(S)-ureidoglycine aminohydrolase, with product MTAQPNTPHRGTPRYYAAAGGLPAQTELLTGRAVVTEAYTVIPRGVLRDIVTSVLPEWTDTRTWILNRPVAGGATTFAQYLVEVAPGGGSNSPEPQPTVESFVFILEGTLAVRLRGEDHVLAPGGFAYLPPDAQWSAFNESGEPVKFQWIRKAYQPLAGHTPQPVFGNETEIEPTPMPGTDNKWRTTRMIPVDDVAYDMHVNVVTFEPGAVIPFAETHVMEHGLYVLEGKAVYRLNQDWVEVEEGDYMSLRAFCPQACYAGGPANFRYLLYKDVNRQIVLGGQP from the coding sequence ATGACTGCCCAGCCCAACACCCCACACCGGGGCACCCCGCGCTACTACGCAGCCGCTGGCGGCCTGCCCGCCCAGACCGAGCTGCTCACCGGTCGGGCCGTGGTGACCGAGGCCTACACGGTGATTCCGCGCGGCGTGCTGCGCGACATTGTCACCAGCGTGCTGCCCGAATGGACCGATACCCGCACCTGGATCCTGAACCGGCCGGTGGCCGGCGGCGCCACCACTTTCGCCCAGTACCTGGTGGAGGTTGCCCCGGGCGGCGGCTCCAACTCACCGGAACCGCAGCCCACCGTGGAATCCTTCGTCTTTATCCTCGAGGGCACGCTGGCCGTCCGCCTGCGGGGTGAGGACCACGTCCTGGCTCCCGGTGGTTTCGCCTACCTGCCGCCCGACGCACAGTGGAGTGCCTTCAACGAATCCGGTGAACCGGTCAAGTTTCAGTGGATCCGCAAGGCCTATCAGCCGCTGGCGGGCCACACCCCGCAGCCGGTGTTCGGCAACGAGACAGAGATTGAGCCCACACCCATGCCGGGCACGGACAACAAGTGGCGCACCACCCGGATGATCCCGGTGGATGACGTCGCCTATGACATGCACGTCAACGTGGTGACGTTTGAACCCGGCGCCGTCATTCCGTTCGCGGAAACCCATGTCATGGAACACGGGCTGTACGTGCTGGAGGGCAAGGCCGTGTACCGGCTGAACCAGGACTGGGTGGAGGTGGAAGAGGGCGACTACATGTCCCTGCGCGCCTTCTGCCCGCAGGCCTGTTACGCCGGCGGACCTGCCAACTTCCGCTACCTCCTCTATAAGGACGTCAACCGCCAGATCGTGCTCGGCGGCCAGCCGTGA
- a CDS encoding DUF6986 family protein, with product MTVNSSPEPAPVLGAAHLQRLDAVLADTDRLLADAYPGDAGTRQPVHTVYIPADRCVPALPAEWGEQALAAATAQGSLTDLAGQVGLDAKLAAAVVPLVEAKLRDEPIEDLRLDFEDGYGVRSDTEEDGHAVQAAAAVADAVAAGTAPPFVGIRFKSFEAATRARGVRTLDLFLAGLLAAGELPDGLVLTLPKVSTVEQVEAMVYTCQRLEETHGLEPGRLRFEVQVETPQLILAANGTVPAAQLIHRGQGRVLALHYGTYDYSDSVQIAAEYQSMEHPAADYAKAVMQVAAAGTGVRLSDGSTNILPLGTPEEIRSAWQLHARLVRRSLARGFYQGWDLHPAQLPTRFLATYAFYREGFDAAARRLDTYVRKQEGTVLDEPATARALARFVHRGLLCGALTETEIEQGTGLTGVELAALAHPKAAASPTKEKVR from the coding sequence ATGACTGTGAACTCCTCTCCTGAACCCGCCCCCGTTCTCGGCGCCGCGCACCTGCAAAGGCTCGACGCCGTCCTGGCGGACACCGACCGGCTGCTCGCTGACGCCTATCCCGGTGACGCCGGCACCCGCCAGCCCGTGCACACCGTCTACATCCCCGCGGACCGCTGCGTGCCCGCCCTGCCCGCAGAGTGGGGCGAGCAGGCGCTGGCCGCCGCAACTGCGCAGGGGTCCCTGACGGATCTGGCCGGGCAGGTGGGCCTGGACGCCAAACTGGCCGCCGCCGTCGTGCCCCTGGTCGAGGCGAAGCTCCGCGATGAACCGATCGAGGACCTGCGCCTGGACTTCGAAGACGGCTACGGTGTCCGCTCCGACACGGAGGAGGACGGGCATGCCGTGCAGGCCGCCGCCGCCGTGGCCGATGCGGTGGCTGCCGGGACGGCGCCGCCGTTCGTCGGCATCCGGTTCAAATCCTTCGAAGCGGCCACCCGTGCCCGCGGTGTCCGCACCCTGGACCTGTTCCTCGCCGGACTGCTCGCGGCGGGGGAGTTGCCGGACGGACTGGTCCTGACCCTGCCCAAGGTCTCCACCGTGGAACAGGTGGAGGCCATGGTTTACACCTGCCAGCGGCTCGAAGAGACGCACGGTCTGGAGCCCGGGCGGCTGCGGTTCGAGGTGCAGGTGGAAACCCCGCAGCTGATCCTGGCCGCCAACGGCACCGTGCCTGCCGCCCAGCTGATCCACCGTGGGCAGGGCCGCGTCTTGGCCCTGCACTACGGCACCTATGACTACAGTGATTCGGTGCAGATTGCAGCGGAATACCAGTCCATGGAGCACCCGGCCGCGGATTACGCCAAGGCCGTGATGCAGGTGGCCGCCGCCGGCACGGGAGTCCGGCTTTCGGACGGCTCCACGAACATCCTGCCGCTGGGCACGCCCGAAGAAATCCGCTCCGCCTGGCAGCTGCACGCCCGGCTGGTGCGCCGCTCCCTGGCCCGCGGCTTCTACCAGGGCTGGGACCTGCACCCGGCGCAGCTTCCCACCCGTTTCCTGGCCACCTACGCCTTCTACCGGGAGGGGTTCGACGCCGCTGCCCGCCGGCTGGACACTTACGTCCGGAAGCAGGAAGGCACGGTCCTGGATGAACCGGCCACCGCCCGCGCGCTGGCCCGGTTTGTACACCGCGGCCTGCTCTGCGGCGCCCTGACCGAAACGGAAATTGAACAGGGCACCGGGCTGACCGGCGTCGAACTCGCCGCCCTGGCCCATCCCAAAGCTGCCGCATCGCCCACCAAAGAGAAGGTCCGCTAG
- a CDS encoding nucleobase:cation symporter-2 family protein produces MSRKQRSNAAGTVGTAARPEDARLPLGSTFAYGFQHVLTMYGGIIAPPLIVGTAAGLDPADVGMLVAACLFVGGLATLLQTIGVPFFGSQLPLVQGVSFAGVATMTAILDGGGGLQSVFGAVIVASLVGLLITPVFAKVIRFFPPVVTGVVITTIGLTLMPVAANWAMGGSSAAPDYGSVSNIGLAGLTLLLVLLLSKLGSSAVSRLSILIAIVLGTVFAVVTGKADFSAVGSGAIFAVPEPFAFGMPTFEAAAIISMVIVILVTLTETTADIIAVGEIVETKVDSKRIANGLRADMLSSALSPVFNSFTQSAFAQNVGLVAITGVKSRFVVSAGGLILVILGLLPVLGRVVAAVPTPVLGGAGIVLFGTVAASGIRTLAKVDYRNNMNFIIVATSIGFGMIPIAAPTFYDEFPTWFGTIFHSGISSAAVMAILMNILFNHIRTGNPQDPSAWAEGSNRIVRLEDTAALKDGDHMLDGKLLDADGREVPLAVTGTAETDPH; encoded by the coding sequence ATGAGCCGCAAACAGCGCTCCAATGCCGCCGGCACGGTCGGCACCGCAGCCCGTCCGGAAGACGCCCGGCTGCCGCTGGGCAGTACCTTCGCCTACGGCTTCCAGCACGTGCTCACTATGTACGGCGGGATCATCGCCCCGCCGCTGATTGTCGGCACCGCTGCCGGACTGGATCCCGCCGACGTCGGCATGCTAGTGGCCGCCTGCCTCTTCGTGGGCGGCCTGGCCACCCTGCTGCAGACCATCGGCGTCCCGTTCTTCGGCTCCCAGCTGCCCCTGGTCCAGGGCGTTTCCTTCGCCGGTGTGGCCACCATGACGGCCATTCTCGACGGCGGCGGCGGCCTGCAGTCCGTCTTCGGCGCGGTGATCGTGGCCTCCTTGGTGGGGCTGCTGATCACCCCGGTGTTTGCCAAGGTGATCCGCTTCTTCCCGCCGGTGGTCACCGGCGTCGTAATCACCACCATCGGCCTGACGCTGATGCCCGTGGCCGCCAACTGGGCCATGGGCGGCAGCAGCGCCGCCCCGGACTACGGCAGCGTCTCCAACATCGGCCTGGCCGGACTGACCCTGCTGCTGGTGCTGCTGCTGAGCAAGCTCGGCAGCTCGGCCGTTTCCCGGCTCTCCATCCTCATCGCCATTGTGCTGGGCACCGTCTTTGCCGTGGTGACCGGCAAAGCTGATTTTTCCGCCGTCGGCAGCGGCGCGATCTTCGCCGTCCCGGAACCCTTCGCCTTCGGCATGCCCACCTTTGAGGCCGCGGCGATCATCTCCATGGTGATCGTGATCCTGGTGACCCTGACCGAGACCACCGCGGACATCATTGCGGTGGGCGAGATCGTGGAAACCAAGGTGGACTCCAAGCGCATTGCCAACGGCCTGCGCGCGGACATGCTCTCCAGCGCTCTGTCCCCGGTCTTCAACTCGTTCACGCAAAGCGCCTTTGCCCAAAACGTGGGACTGGTGGCCATCACCGGCGTCAAGAGCCGCTTCGTGGTCAGCGCCGGCGGCCTGATCCTGGTGATCCTGGGCCTGCTGCCGGTCCTGGGCCGGGTGGTGGCGGCGGTTCCGACGCCGGTGCTCGGCGGTGCCGGGATTGTCCTGTTCGGCACGGTGGCCGCCAGCGGCATCCGCACCCTTGCCAAAGTGGATTACCGCAACAACATGAACTTCATCATTGTCGCCACGTCCATCGGGTTCGGCATGATTCCGATTGCCGCACCCACTTTTTACGACGAGTTCCCCACTTGGTTCGGCACCATCTTCCACTCCGGCATCAGCTCCGCCGCGGTGATGGCCATCCTGATGAACATCCTCTTCAACCACATCCGAACCGGAAACCCGCAGGACCCCTCCGCGTGGGCCGAAGGATCCAACCGGATCGTGCGCCTCGAGGACACGGCGGCTCTGAAGGACGGCGACCACATGCTGGATGGGAAACTGCTCGACGCCGACGGCCGGGAAGTGCCGCTGGCCGTCACCGGCACCGCCGAAACCGACCCTCACTAG
- the pucL gene encoding factor-independent urate hydroxylase — translation MTETTQAPSGETADTARIVLGSNQYGKAEVRLVKVTRDTVRHSLEDLSITSQLHGDFEAAHTAGDNSHVVATDTQKNTIYAFARDGVGSPEKFLLRLEQHFTGGFDWVSGGRWAAEQYFWNRISDHDHAFAKDKSEIRTAVLVSEAGRQHLVSGISGLTVLKSTGSEFSGFPRDRYTTLAETTDRILATDVTAKWRYAPDADLSALDFNALYASARTLLLDAFANTHSLALQQTMFEMGKAVITAHPEIDEVRLSLPNNHHFLVDLAPFGLDNPNEVFFAADRPYGLIEASVLREGTVSESPVWKTVGGFC, via the coding sequence ATGACTGAAACAACTCAGGCCCCCTCAGGGGAGACGGCCGACACCGCCCGGATTGTCCTCGGCAGCAACCAGTACGGCAAAGCCGAGGTTCGGCTGGTGAAAGTCACCCGCGACACCGTCCGGCACTCCCTCGAGGACCTCAGCATCACCTCCCAGCTGCACGGCGATTTCGAAGCCGCGCACACGGCGGGGGACAACTCCCATGTCGTGGCCACCGACACGCAGAAGAACACCATCTACGCCTTCGCCCGCGATGGCGTCGGCTCGCCCGAAAAGTTCCTGCTGCGGCTGGAGCAGCATTTCACAGGCGGATTCGACTGGGTTTCCGGGGGCCGCTGGGCCGCCGAACAGTACTTCTGGAACCGGATCAGCGACCATGACCACGCTTTTGCCAAGGACAAGTCCGAGATCCGCACTGCGGTGCTGGTTTCCGAGGCCGGCCGGCAGCATCTGGTCTCCGGCATCAGCGGCCTGACGGTGCTGAAGTCCACCGGCTCCGAGTTCTCCGGCTTCCCCCGGGACCGGTACACCACCCTCGCCGAAACCACGGACCGGATCCTTGCCACCGACGTCACCGCCAAGTGGCGCTACGCTCCGGACGCGGACCTGAGCGCGCTGGACTTCAATGCCCTCTACGCCTCCGCCCGCACCCTGCTGCTGGACGCCTTCGCCAACACGCACTCCCTGGCCCTGCAGCAGACCATGTTCGAAATGGGCAAGGCCGTCATCACCGCCCACCCGGAGATTGACGAAGTCCGGCTCTCACTGCCGAACAACCACCACTTCCTGGTGGACCTGGCACCGTTTGGCCTGGACAATCCCAACGAGGTCTTCTTCGCCGCGGACCGCCCGTACGGCCTGATCGAGGCCTCCGTGCTGCGCGAAGGCACGGTCTCCGAATCACCGGTCTGGAAGACCGTGGGCGGTTTCTGCTGA
- the uraH gene encoding hydroxyisourate hydrolase, with product MTRSHVTTHILDTGAGKPAAAVAVSLWGSRDGSWTRIGDGTTDDDGRVGNLGPEQLEPGTYRIDFATGEYFAATGTETFFPSVSLTFALTDAAQHYHVPLLLSPFAYSTYRGS from the coding sequence ATGACCCGCAGCCACGTCACCACGCACATTCTGGACACCGGCGCCGGCAAGCCGGCCGCCGCCGTCGCCGTATCGCTCTGGGGCAGCCGGGACGGCAGCTGGACCCGAATCGGAGACGGAACCACCGACGACGACGGCCGGGTGGGCAATCTCGGTCCGGAACAGCTGGAGCCGGGAACCTACCGGATCGACTTCGCCACCGGAGAGTACTTTGCCGCCACCGGCACCGAAACCTTTTTCCCCAGCGTTTCCCTGACGTTCGCCCTGACCGATGCGGCCCAGCACTATCACGTACCGCTGCTGCTGAGCCCCTTCGCCTACTCCACCTACCGAGGAAGTTGA
- the uraD gene encoding 2-oxo-4-hydroxy-4-carboxy-5-ureidoimidazoline decarboxylase, whose translation MAAFNTAGYAEAEEMLRPCLDIPRWCNEIAAARPFATPGELLSFAELAAPDFTEAEIDAALARHPRIGERPAGSDTEATFSRSEQGSVTGLDDVQEQLAAGNRAYEEKHGRVFLIRAAGRSAEEILTVLQERLQHTPVEEVPLIAAQLRDIAILRLEGLLTS comes from the coding sequence CTGGCAGCCTTCAACACGGCAGGCTACGCCGAGGCTGAAGAAATGCTCCGTCCCTGCCTGGACATTCCCCGCTGGTGCAATGAGATTGCCGCAGCACGGCCCTTCGCCACCCCCGGCGAACTGCTCAGCTTCGCTGAACTGGCGGCCCCGGACTTCACCGAAGCGGAGATCGACGCCGCCCTCGCCCGCCATCCGCGGATTGGCGAGCGCCCCGCGGGCTCGGACACCGAAGCCACGTTCTCCCGGAGTGAGCAGGGGTCGGTCACCGGGCTGGACGATGTCCAGGAGCAGCTGGCCGCAGGCAACCGCGCCTATGAAGAGAAGCACGGACGCGTCTTCCTGATCCGCGCAGCAGGCCGCAGCGCCGAGGAGATCCTCACCGTTCTGCAGGAGCGTCTGCAGCACACCCCGGTGGAGGAAGTTCCGCTCATCGCAGCCCAGCTGCGCGACATCGCCATCCTGCGCCTGGAAGGACTGCTCACCTCATGA
- a CDS encoding 8-oxoguanine deaminase — MTDATPATGRLWVKNPLAAFTANDLDAAGGLVIENGIITEVLAAGQRPAVPCAEVFDASGHVLLPGLINTHHHFYQTLTRAWAPVVNTPLFPWLKNLYPVWARLTPADLELATTVALSELLLSGCTTAADHHYLFPDGLEDGIDVQVDVVRKLGMRAMLTRGSMTLGEDGGGLPPQHTVQAPDVILEDSRRLIRDYHERGDGAVIQIGLAPCSPFSVTRDIMRDSAALAEEYDVRLHTHLAETMDEEAFCLEMFGLRTVDYLDSVGWLGNRTWLAHGVHFNDDEIARLGAAGTAVAHCPTSNMRLASGIGRMAELEDAGAPVGLGVDGSASNDASNLILEARQALYLQRLRYGAEAITPKRALGWATKGSARALGREDVGELAPGRQADLAMFRLDDLRFSGSHDPLSALLLCGADRADRVMVGGTWRVVDGALPGTDLPALIARHTAAARRMMAG, encoded by the coding sequence ATGACTGATGCCACGCCCGCAACCGGCCGCCTCTGGGTGAAGAACCCGCTGGCTGCCTTCACCGCCAACGATCTGGATGCCGCCGGCGGTTTGGTGATCGAGAACGGGATCATCACCGAGGTGCTCGCCGCCGGACAGAGGCCCGCCGTCCCCTGCGCCGAGGTTTTTGACGCCTCCGGCCACGTGCTGCTGCCGGGGCTGATCAACACGCACCACCACTTCTACCAAACCCTCACCCGCGCCTGGGCGCCGGTGGTGAATACCCCGCTGTTCCCGTGGCTCAAGAACCTCTATCCGGTGTGGGCGCGGCTTACCCCGGCGGACCTGGAACTGGCCACCACGGTGGCCCTGTCCGAGCTGCTGCTCTCCGGCTGCACCACCGCCGCGGACCATCACTACCTCTTCCCTGACGGGCTGGAGGACGGCATCGACGTGCAGGTGGACGTGGTGCGGAAACTGGGCATGCGGGCCATGCTCACCCGCGGTTCCATGACGCTGGGGGAGGACGGCGGCGGCCTGCCGCCCCAGCACACCGTCCAGGCGCCGGACGTGATTCTGGAAGACAGCCGGCGCCTGATCCGGGACTACCACGAGCGCGGCGACGGCGCCGTGATTCAGATCGGTCTGGCGCCCTGCTCGCCGTTCTCGGTAACCCGGGACATCATGCGCGACAGCGCCGCGCTCGCCGAAGAATACGACGTCCGGCTGCACACCCACCTGGCCGAAACCATGGACGAGGAAGCCTTCTGCCTGGAGATGTTCGGGCTGCGCACGGTGGACTATTTGGACAGCGTTGGCTGGTTGGGAAACCGGACTTGGCTGGCGCACGGCGTGCATTTTAACGATGACGAGATTGCCCGGCTGGGTGCCGCCGGCACCGCCGTGGCGCACTGTCCGACGTCGAACATGCGCCTGGCCAGCGGCATCGGACGGATGGCGGAACTGGAGGACGCCGGAGCGCCGGTGGGACTGGGCGTGGACGGATCGGCGTCCAACGACGCCTCCAACCTGATCCTGGAGGCGCGGCAGGCCCTGTACCTGCAGCGGCTGCGCTACGGTGCCGAAGCGATCACCCCCAAGCGGGCGCTGGGCTGGGCCACCAAGGGATCTGCACGGGCTTTAGGCCGAGAGGATGTGGGCGAGCTGGCTCCCGGACGGCAGGCGGACCTCGCCATGTTCCGGCTGGATGATCTGCGCTTCTCCGGCAGCCACGATCCGCTCTCGGCACTGCTGCTCTGCGGTGCGGACCGGGCGGACCGGGTGATGGTCGGTGGGACCTGGCGGGTGGTGGACGGCGCGCTGCCCGGTACCGATCTGCCGGCACTGATTGCCCGGCACACGGCGGCGGCCCGCCGGATGATGGCCGGGTAA
- a CDS encoding DUF3995 domain-containing protein: MDAHTRRKLGLACVWTACAAGLVHAAFSLYWAAGGQWLLDTVGRWAVRQSREAPLRTGLLLGLVALTKTAGALIPVAAAYGRMPRPSVWRGLCWAGAVLLVLYGGANTVVSNAVLAGLVRPEAGYDRPAMIGHAWLWDPLFLLWGAALLGYLLLSRRIPQGAPHGPDTS, from the coding sequence ATGGATGCCCACACCCGCCGGAAGCTGGGTCTCGCCTGCGTCTGGACCGCGTGTGCCGCCGGCCTGGTGCACGCCGCCTTCAGCCTGTACTGGGCGGCGGGCGGCCAGTGGCTGCTGGACACCGTGGGCCGGTGGGCGGTGCGGCAGTCCCGTGAGGCGCCGCTGCGCACCGGACTCCTGCTGGGGCTGGTGGCACTGACCAAGACAGCCGGCGCGCTGATTCCGGTGGCCGCGGCCTACGGCAGGATGCCCCGGCCCAGTGTCTGGCGCGGGCTTTGCTGGGCAGGGGCCGTGCTCCTGGTGCTCTACGGCGGAGCAAATACCGTGGTGAGCAACGCGGTCCTGGCGGGGCTGGTTCGTCCGGAAGCCGGCTATGACCGGCCCGCGATGATCGGCCACGCCTGGTTGTGGGATCCGCTGTTCCTCCTCTGGGGCGCCGCGCTGCTCGGCTATCTGCTGCTGTCCCGGCGCATTCCCCAAGGAGCCCCGCACGGCCCGGACACGTCTTAA